CTATAATAATAGATACAGGAATCTACAACTCCATACCTATGCTTCTCACCTAATAACTTATTAATTAAAATACAATCCTCTGCATGAATAACATTAGATGGAAAACTATAGTTGTTTACTATTGCACTTTTAAAAAAAGATGAAGCACTTGATAACTGCGGATTATTAGGCTCGGCATCCAAATCAATGACACGTGAAGATTCAAACTTATAATTAAGCATATGTTCATGATTTAAACGTTCAAAATAAGTTATAGGTATAGATACTAAATCCACTTCATCATAATGTTTCTCAAAGAAATTATAAACATCCTCCAGAGTATTAGAGGAGATGTAATCATCACTATCAAAGAAATTAACATATTTACCCTGAACATACTTTAAACCATTATTTATTGCAGCAGCACGGCCACAATTTTCCTGGTGTAAAACTATTATATTAGCAGGATATTTTTCCTTGTATTCATTCAGTATCCTAAGAGAATTATCTGTACTTCCATCATCAACTAGTATTAACTGTACATTGTCTTTAAAATCCAATGTCTGATCTATCAATGAATCAATAGCATTATGCACATACTCTTCTGTATTATATACTGCCATTACGATAGAAAACTTGTACCTGCTTGAAATTTCTGTATCATTCATATTTAATGACCTCTTTAATAGATAATAATAGTTGACATGATAATTTAATTATTAATAATTATCTCTTCAATATAATATAAATTTATTCAAAAGAGACTCAATTAGTAATACAAATAAACAAATTGTCTAAAATCTGTTTTAAAAAATAAAAAAAGAGTAATGATAAAACACTGACAATACATTTATCAGTGTCTGCGTATCCAATCATAAACACGTTTACAATTTAATTTATCATGATATTTGAAGAATTTATCTACACGTTCCTGGTAAATACTTTCCATTCTACAATCATGGGATAGATAATATGATATTTTTTCAAATAAATCATCCTTATTTTCTACTACTTCTCCAAATCCCATGTCTTCATAACTATAATAGCTTTTACCATGATGATAATCATCAAATGGATGATAATATATAACAGGCTTCTTTAAATATGCAAAATCAAAGAATACTGATGAATAATCGGTTATCAGTAGAGATGATTCACTAAATAGCTTCTGATATGATTCATCATAACTTAGTCTGACATCTGGATTAATATCGATCAAATCAATATATTTCTTACCGCTGTCACCGGTTATATACTTATTTAATCTTGGATGTGGCTTGAAAACAATATCATATCCATACTTCTTGGATAATGATACTATTTTACTGTTAAGAAGATTATTTATGCTCTTAACATAATTTGAGTTTTTAAATAACTCCTCATTACCTTCAAGGTAATTACGCCATGTTGGTATAATTAATATCTGTTTACGTGGATGATTCTCCAAGTTATCAAATCGCGGAAATCCTAGTGTCTGAATTATCTCTTCATCATAATTATATCCTTTAACAAGAAATGAATCATGTTCTTTATCAGATACTGTTGATATTAATGATAAATTCTTATCATACTTTTTAAGGTAATTTGAAATATTTCCCAGTGTAACACCATGCTGTAGGAAGTATATTTTCGGATTTCCTATACCATTATATAATTCCCTTAAATCTTTATTGGATGTATCTGAATAAAATGGATTAATCACGGGTTCATCAGGATGTGATGTTATGATCTTATCAGCTAAGAGAAACATTAGTTTATGTTTGAATGACCCGTAGGGTATAACATTACTATTACCTGATAATCTCTTGAATGATACTGAATCCTTTTTTACAGTATAGTATTTAGATATATTATCGTCCTGATTTATAGCATAATGGAATAAGTGTTCACCATTATCATCAGCTTGCTCTGGACGGTCCATAAACAGGTATACTTGTTTATTACGTAAATTCTTAATAGGATAGGCTAATAAGAATAGTGCTCTGAGTTTTAATGCTTCTTTATAACCATATCTTTTATCATTTAATATCTTTTTAAATATACTGTATTCATATCTGAGTATTGATTTATAACTATAATCATGTACATGGAATGATTTACCTTTAAGAAGCACTATTTTTGAATCATAGATTGAATATATGCTTGTCTTTGAAATACGAACAGTTTCCCTGAATGATAAATTCATATACATGGATATTATATTATCCTCATCATAATTTGTTCTGTCTCCATCGATATGGTAGGTTGTTCTTATCTTTACCTGACAGTTTTCATGATCTAATACTGGTATCTTTAAGTCAAAGTTATGTTTATACTGCCAATTTTTAGACAGATACTTTAAATTAACCCTATCTGTATAAAACACTTGTATATCAGGGTATGTACCTACTACTTCACCATCAACTGATTTAACACCATCAATTGTGATGTAATCAGAATTGAAATTACTGTTCAGAAATCCTGATATTTGCAGGTTATTATCCTTAAATTCTACTATATCCAGCCAGATTCTATGTTTATTAAGATTATATATAACATGGTTCCTGGTTTTTAGTAATGCATTGTTCTTTTTTAATTCTACATGTAAATCCTTATTTTTTAATGTTAAGAAGAATGATTTGAACATTCCTCCTGTTATGTTTCTGTTGTTTTCAAAGATTTCCATGTCCAGATTATCTATCACGTAATATAATAGATTCCAGAATTCATTGATTTCTTCCTGGGATTCTAGTGTTAGTTCTGGTTCTTTTAGCATCCATTGAAGGTCATATGCTATTAAGTATTGGATAAATAATGGTACATTGTCTTCTTTTTCTTGACAATATTCTATTAATTCTATGAAGTAATTTTTAAGTATGTCTGTGAAGAATTCCTTTTTTGTTGTGGACTGGTCTATTGTTGAAGTTAAATCTGCCCGTTTACGGTAGTAGTATGTTGCCGTGCTTACGGCTCCATATTTTTTCTTGCCTAGCAGTATTTTGTTGATTAATATACAATCCTCAGCATGAACAACATCTGTTGGAAATTTATTTTCGGCAAATACCTCCTTCTTAAAAAATGCTGATGAAGCAGATAACTGCGGATTATTAGGATTTTCAACTAAATCAATAACATGAGTCTTATTAAACTTGTAATTTAACATATGTCCAGCATTTTTACGTTCAAAGAAATTTATTGGAATAGCAGTGATATCTATTTCATCATAATGTTTATTAAAGAATTTATATACATCCTCTAAAGTGTTAGATGATAATATATCATCACTATCTAAAAAGTTAACATAATCTCCTTCCACGTAGTTAAGACCATTATTACGTGCTGTTGCCTGTCCACAGTTTTTTTGTGTAACTACTTTAATATTTTCCGGATATTTTTTCTCATATTTTTTTAGTATTGATAGTGAGTTATCAGTACTTCCGTCATCAACAAGTATCAATTGAACATTATCCTCAAATCCTATTGATTGATTGATAACTGAGTTTATTGCTTCCTCCACGTAGTTTTCAGTGTTATATACTGCCACTACTATAGAGAAAATGAATTTGTTTACTAGTGTAAAATCTTTACCATTACTGATAAGTTTATATTTTCCTGCTAGTAATCTATCACGTTTATGATGGGTAATTGTAATGTTTTTCGTGTATTGCTTGTTATTATCTAGTATTATGAAATGATATTTATCATTATTATTGTATGGGATTTCTACTGTGAATTTATAGTAATTACTCCATTCTATTGGAAAATGATTAAGATTGTAATAATTATCATTGGAATAAGTAGTATGTTTACAGTTAAATGTCTCGGTTTTTTCCTTATTTTCTTTAATTAGATTTATTATTACAGAATCACTGGGATGACTTGTTCCTAATACACCCTTAATTGTCAGTGTTTCATTGTTTAGTTCTGCATCCTCAATATATATATTATCAGATGTCTCAGAATCATATTTTTTTGATTTATTATTTATAGTAGAAACGGTAATCACACTCCAATTGTTTGATTCAATAAAAAATAATTCTATTTAGAAAAAATAATTTGCTTCATATTATAGTATTATCAAAGAATGTATAAATAATTTTTCTAATTGCCTGTAATTAGATATTTTCGTGTTTTTTCTATTTAAACGTTGATATTATAGTATTTTACCAAATGTTTATACCTAAATATTCATTAACCCAATTTGTGTAAAATGATGTTAAATCAACTATTTTATAGAATTCACGTTCAAATATTTCTATTAATTTGTTTAAATTTTCATACATTGATTTATATATTTTAGATTTAATTTTACGCCATACATCTTCAATTGGATTTAAATCAGGGCAATATGGTTTTAAAAAGATTAAATTTATGTTCAATATTTCACAGGCTTTTTCAACAATTTTAGCATGATGTATTCTTGCGTTATCTAAAATAATATTTATTCTTTTTTCTTTTGAGTTTATTTCCATTATTTTTGGATTTGATAGGTTATTCAGTAATCTTAATCTTTTTTCATACCCTATTTTTCTTGAATTGTTGTTGTCTTCTTTCCTGCAAATCTTTTGAATTTTTTCTATGGAAATTTGTTTGGAATTGTCATTATATAGTTCATCATTGATTTTATTTATCAAATCCATTTCATTTAGTGATTTAGAGGATAGATATTTTTTTATTTTTTCATCAGATAAGTTTTCATTGTTTATTGCATCTTTGATTAATTGTTTACCTAATCTATTAGTCATGTTTTCAATACGGTAATGGCATAAGGTAATTACAAAGTGAAATGCATTGTTTTTTGTATTTACCTCCATATATGAGTTGCAATTGATTCCTTGAAATCCAGTTACATTTATTCCAAATTTTACTGGATGTTTTGTTTGTATATTTTTTTCTCCAGGAGCATATAATATTCTTGTAACATTTGGAACATTTTGACAAGATGTTTCATCTAAAAAAGCAAAATATTCTGTTTGTATGTCTGTTGTCTTTAGTTTTTTTTAAGATCTTCTTCAGGATTCTTAGGACGTGTGTTGTATTTAATGAATGGTTTTCCATAGTTTAAATTTAATTTTTGTCTTGTAATAACCCATACTTGCTTCTCACTATATGTTATACCATATTTTTCTTTAATTAAGTTTCGTACATCTTTTAAATTATATTTCTCTTCATTTCCAGTTATGATTTCATTCAATTCTTTTAATTGTTGATCAGTTAAATATGATTTTCTTCCACAATTGGAATAATTTGAAAATAAACCATCAACGCCATTTTCATTATATTGTTTGACCCAACGTTCGCCTGTTTTTCTTGAAATATTAATGTTTTTTGAGGCTTTAGCAATACTTTCACCATTTGCAACCATGTTAATTAACAAAAGACGCCTATAAACAGTGTAATATTCCTTGTACTCTTTCAGCATGTCTGAAATTTCTGAAAGTTCTAAATGTTTTTCAATTTTATTATTAAATTTTTCCATGAATATACATTTATAATCCATTAGGTATAAACTTTTAGTAAAAAACTATAATAGTATTTTTGTTTTTATTGAATTATTATAGTATTTAGGAGGTTTTAATGTTTTAAAAAAAAATAGTAGAAGAGTAATTTTAGTTTAATGTTTTTATACGTATATGTTTCTATGTCCGCATTTTGGACAGTACTCTAGTCTTGAGTCATATACAGCTCCACATCCAGGATATTTACATGTTTTCATGTATCCAACGTTTTTATCTACTCCTGCTTGTTCATAGGTTACTTTGTTTGATGAGCTTGATGCTTTTGATCCTGAACTTGACCCTGAGCTTGAACTTGAACTCTGTGATGAATCACTAGTCTGTGAATCATTTGTTGTATTGTTTTGTTGTGTATCATTTAATTGTTGTTGTACTTGTTGTAATGATTGATTGAGTTCTTCGTTTTGTTCCTGCATATCAGTATATAAAGTATATGCTCCAAATGCTACACAGCATATTATAACAACAATAACAGCTGTCAATACTATTTTCATCTCTGACCTTATGATAAAACCTCCCTTTTAACTATTATATACATGTATTTTAATTTAATATCCTTAAAAACAATAAAAAAGATATCTCAGACACTTATCTTATCAAAAATATTAACTGATATTAACATGTTTTAGTCTTAAATTTGTAATTTATAATTATTAAATATAACGTGATTATTAATGGAATTCACGTAATTAAATCATGTTTTCTAATAATAACAATTATAGATAATACTATGTAATACAAAATACTGGTAAAAATATTAAATGAATGTATATATACTTTATGTTTTATAAATTAATATATAAGATAAAATAAGAGTTATTAAAACTCTAAATATAAATTAATAAACTACCCTTTTTTTATAAGACTTAACCTAAAATTACAGGGTTAAATAATATACTAACAAGTATGAGGTAAAAGAAAATGACAACATCTCATAATAAAATAAAAACACAAACAAAAGCAGAAATCACTGATTCTGATACTCACATGTTCACAGTACATGTAACTGTTACAGAACAGGGAACAGGAAAACCTGTAACTAAAGGAAGAGTAACTATAAAATCAAAAAAGGGTAAAATAATTGGTACAGGTAAAATAAAAGAAGGAACAGCTGATATAACAGCATCAATAACCAATAAAAATTATAAATTAACAATAATCTACGAGGGAACAGAACATACCTATGATGAAAGTGTTACAAAGATTGACTTCCAGAAAGAATACCTATTCTATAAGACAAGCTCATACTTATGGATTGCAATCATTGCAGCACTAATAATAATAGTATACACGATAGGATTATACACATTATTAATAACAGCATATCCGCAATCCCAGCTAGCACATACACTAAGTAGTATTATACCATACGTAGCAGTATCCAACACTACAATGCAACACTTCTATCTAGCAAACCTACACTACTTACAATTCTTTGTTAATATTCTTATATGGATATTGATAATATCCTTTATTACAGCAGGAGTATATGCTACACAATTTAACAGTAATTTCCACAATATAATTCGAAAAAATGTAACAAATCACAGTGTATTTCAGCATTTCTTTGGATTAATCATAGTAATACTCATGATAATTACAATAATCACAGTGATAATAGCATAAAATACAATCCTAAACTCCTACTATTTTTATATATTCTTTTAAAAGAAAATACCAAATTAAAAAGAAATTCATTACATTAAAGAATTCTTATATGATAATGAAGTATTAATGAAGTTTAATAAATTCAAAACTATATATAAACATTAAATATTATATTATATTATATATTATAAGAAAAAAATTTATAATAATTATACACAGGGGTGTAATTATGAAAGTAACATTAGTTAATCCACCACAAACAGCATCTAAATACAAATTCATGGGTGTAATAGCACCACCACTTGGAATAGCTTATATGGCATCAGTACTAAGAGAAAATGGTAAAGAAGTGGATATACTAGATGCATCAGCAGAGGATTTAACATTCAGTGAATATAAAGAAGAAATCAAACGAAGAAACCCGGATTTAGTAGCAATAACAGCTTTAACTCCAACCATTGGAAGAGCACTGGAAGCTGCAGAAATAACCAAAATGGTATTACCAGATTGTCTAGTAGTAATGGGCGGATATCATCCTACATTTAATTACGAAGAAACACTGCAAGATGAAAGCGTAGATATGGTTATACGTGGAGAAGGAGAATATATACTATTAGATCTTGTAGATACATTAGAAAATGATGGAAATCTAAGAGAAGTAAAAGGTATAGTATACCAGGAAGAAGATGAGGAAGGTAACAAGAGTACTATCATCAATGAAATAGCACATCCAGAACCAGATCTTGATAAAATACCGTTCCCTGCATTCGACCTGCTACCAATGGACAAGTACCGATTACTAGACATGGACACACATATGACAACAATGATAACATCAAGAGGATGTCCAATGCAATGCTCATTCTGTTCATCAGCAGCTATGCATGGTAAATTTGTAAGAGAACGAAGTGTAAAAAACATAGTGGATGAAATAGAATTCCTAACAACACACTACGATATTGATACAATAGCCTTCATGGATGATACTTTCACACTAAATAAACAGAAAGTAATGGATATCTGTGATGAAATAATGAACAGAAACATTAAAATATGGTGGGGTTGCACTTCACGTGTAGATACATTAGATGAAGAAGTACTACAAAAAATGAAGGATAGTGGATGTATAACAATATTCATGGGAGTGGAATCAGCAGATCAACAAGCTCTAGATAATATGAATAAAAACACTACCATTGAAAAAATAGAAACAGCATTCAAAGTATCACGTAAACTAAAAATCAGAACAATAGCATCTGTAGCACT
This genomic interval from Candidatus Methanosphaera massiliense contains the following:
- a CDS encoding transposase produces the protein MEVNTKNNAFHFVITLCHYRIENMTNRLGKQLIKDAINNENLSDEKIKKYLSSKSLNEMDLINKINDELYNDNSKQISIEKIQKICRKEDNNNSRKIGYEKRLRLLNNLSNPKIMEINSKEKRINIILDNARIHHAKIVEKACEILNINLIFLKPYCPDLNPIEDVWRKIKSKIYKSMYENLNKLIEIFEREFYKIVDLTSFYTNWVNEYLGINIW
- a CDS encoding DUF2462 domain-containing protein, translated to MTTSHNKIKTQTKAEITDSDTHMFTVHVTVTEQGTGKPVTKGRVTIKSKKGKIIGTGKIKEGTADITASITNKNYKLTIIYEGTEHTYDESVTKIDFQKEYLFYKTSSYLWIAIIAALIIIVYTIGLYTLLITAYPQSQLAHTLSSIIPYVAVSNTTMQHFYLANLHYLQFFVNILIWILIISFITAGVYATQFNSNFHNIIRKNVTNHSVFQHFFGLIIVILMIITIITVIIA
- a CDS encoding CDP-glycerol:glycerophosphate glycerophosphotransferase, translating into MITVSTINNKSKKYDSETSDNIYIEDAELNNETLTIKGVLGTSHPSDSVIINLIKENKEKTETFNCKHTTYSNDNYYNLNHFPIEWSNYYKFTVEIPYNNNDKYHFIILDNNKQYTKNITITHHKRDRLLAGKYKLISNGKDFTLVNKFIFSIVVAVYNTENYVEEAINSVINQSIGFEDNVQLILVDDGSTDNSLSILKKYEKKYPENIKVVTQKNCGQATARNNGLNYVEGDYVNFLDSDDILSSNTLEDVYKFFNKHYDEIDITAIPINFFERKNAGHMLNYKFNKTHVIDLVENPNNPQLSASSAFFKKEVFAENKFPTDVVHAEDCILINKILLGKKKYGAVSTATYYYRKRADLTSTIDQSTTKKEFFTDILKNYFIELIEYCQEKEDNVPLFIQYLIAYDLQWMLKEPELTLESQEEINEFWNLLYYVIDNLDMEIFENNRNITGGMFKSFFLTLKNKDLHVELKKNNALLKTRNHVIYNLNKHRIWLDIVEFKDNNLQISGFLNSNFNSDYITIDGVKSVDGEVVGTYPDIQVFYTDRVNLKYLSKNWQYKHNFDLKIPVLDHENCQVKIRTTYHIDGDRTNYDEDNIISMYMNLSFRETVRISKTSIYSIYDSKIVLLKGKSFHVHDYSYKSILRYEYSIFKKILNDKRYGYKEALKLRALFLLAYPIKNLRNKQVYLFMDRPEQADDNGEHLFHYAINQDDNISKYYTVKKDSVSFKRLSGNSNVIPYGSFKHKLMFLLADKIITSHPDEPVINPFYSDTSNKDLRELYNGIGNPKIYFLQHGVTLGNISNYLKKYDKNLSLISTVSDKEHDSFLVKGYNYDEEIIQTLGFPRFDNLENHPRKQILIIPTWRNYLEGNEELFKNSNYVKSINNLLNSKIVSLSKKYGYDIVFKPHPRLNKYITGDSGKKYIDLIDINPDVRLSYDESYQKLFSESSLLITDYSSVFFDFAYLKKPVIYYHPFDDYHHGKSYYSYEDMGFGEVVENKDDLFEKISYYLSHDCRMESIYQERVDKFFKYHDKLNCKRVYDWIRRH
- a CDS encoding B12-binding domain-containing radical SAM protein; translation: MKVTLVNPPQTASKYKFMGVIAPPLGIAYMASVLRENGKEVDILDASAEDLTFSEYKEEIKRRNPDLVAITALTPTIGRALEAAEITKMVLPDCLVVMGGYHPTFNYEETLQDESVDMVIRGEGEYILLDLVDTLENDGNLREVKGIVYQEEDEEGNKSTIINEIAHPEPDLDKIPFPAFDLLPMDKYRLLDMDTHMTTMITSRGCPMQCSFCSSAAMHGKFVRERSVKNIVDEIEFLTTHYDIDTIAFMDDTFTLNKQKVMDICDEIMNRNIKIWWGCTSRVDTLDEEVLQKMKDSGCITIFMGVESADQQALDNMNKNTTIEKIETAFKVSRKLKIRTIASVALGMPGDTKEIMNKTIKFVHSLKPNYAIYSLATPYPGTRFYQESFEKNLIKVKDWSKYTLISPIIETVDFSLKDLRRIQAKAFIKFYLRPQYLLSQFIKDGPYFIKTVFGVIKTALGKTPNTTDYNKRDIKALEP
- a CDS encoding helix-turn-helix domain-containing protein, producing MEKFNNKIEKHLELSEISDMLKEYKEYYTVYRRLLLINMVANGESIAKASKNINISRKTGERWVKQYNENGVDGLFSNYSNCGRKSYLTDQQLKELNEIITGNEEKYNLKDVRNLIKEKYGITYSEKQVWVITRQKLNLNYGKPFIKYNTRPKNPEEDLKKN